GCTATTTAAAGACTTAAGGAAGATAAATGCTTTTTACAAAGGCAAGCGAATACGCTCTACTTTCACTTATTTTAATATCTCAAAAATCATCTCCAGTTGATGTTGATACGATCTCAAATGAACTTAAAATTTCAAAAAGCTTTTTAGCCAAAATTTTACAAAATCTTGCAAAAGATGGAATTTTAAAGTCGTTTAAAGGGGCAAATGGCGGTTTCGCACTAAATAACGAACCTGAAAATTTAAGCATAAAAAAGATAATAGAGTGCGCTGAAAAACGTGAACTTAACGTCTTTGAGTGCTCATCTTCTGCGGATGGCTGCCCGTCAA
The genomic region above belongs to Campylobacter concisus and contains:
- a CDS encoding RrF2 family transcriptional regulator, which encodes MLFTKASEYALLSLILISQKSSPVDVDTISNELKISKSFLAKILQNLAKDGILKSFKGANGGFALNNEPENLSIKKIIECAEKRELNVFECSSSADGCPSNKASSCQIWSMFSGLQSKIDEMLDAIKLSDIVKK